One segment of Paenibacillus rhizovicinus DNA contains the following:
- a CDS encoding ABC transporter ATP-binding protein, with product MFQLKWLWQNLKGDRARYIIALCLSVVGSSLTIINPYIGQRIVDQFIAGNDAISNLAHHRGQLIGLGLGMIGFSLLRTSLSYFTTLQYERSSQNMLFRIRIYLYNKIQGQDMKYYDRNRTGDLMTKMTGDLDMVRHSLAWIIKTIIESLTVFAAAVVYFFFIDAELTLWLLLLSPPIFIVAFIFARRVRPMYVELRERLSQLNTTTQENIAGNRVVKAFAREPYEIEKFHEKNVHYSKANKAAAMVWLDYFPYLEILSQAFTVILMIVGGLFVMNGRITFGEFSAFTALIWGLSNPMRSIGIIINDIQRFFASVSKIMDVYYSHPEIANKHNAEVKRRYQGRIRFEDVTFKYDNVTVLQNINFSVEPGETIAIMGATGAGKTTLINLIPRFYDVAKGRVLVDGTDVRKLELDELRGNIGIATQDVLLFSDTIDGNIAYGDPDMPEEDVEKFAKLAAAHDFIGKMPEGYNTIVGERGVGLSGGQKQRIALARALAVQPPILILDDTTSAVDVETEEHIQKSLRELDFPCTKIIIAQRVSTTAEADRILILDNGRVIEEGTHAELLAKRGYYYDVFKLQNEGIGREATAHGQK from the coding sequence ATGTTTCAACTCAAGTGGCTATGGCAGAATTTGAAAGGAGACCGGGCACGGTACATTATCGCGTTATGCCTCTCGGTCGTGGGCTCCTCGCTCACCATTATCAACCCGTACATCGGTCAGCGGATTGTCGATCAGTTCATTGCTGGCAACGATGCCATTAGCAATCTGGCGCATCATCGCGGCCAGCTGATCGGCCTTGGGCTCGGCATGATCGGTTTCTCCTTGCTCCGGACGAGCCTGTCCTACTTTACGACCTTGCAGTATGAGCGCTCGTCGCAAAACATGCTGTTCCGCATCCGGATTTACCTGTACAACAAGATTCAAGGCCAGGACATGAAGTATTACGATCGCAACCGCACCGGCGACCTTATGACGAAGATGACCGGCGACCTTGACATGGTGCGGCATTCCCTGGCGTGGATCATCAAGACGATCATCGAGTCGCTCACCGTATTCGCGGCGGCGGTCGTCTACTTCTTCTTCATCGATGCCGAGCTGACGCTGTGGCTGCTGCTGCTGTCGCCGCCGATCTTCATCGTCGCCTTCATCTTCGCCAGACGCGTGCGCCCGATGTACGTTGAACTGCGGGAGCGCCTGTCGCAGCTGAATACGACCACGCAGGAGAACATCGCCGGCAACCGCGTCGTAAAGGCGTTCGCGCGCGAGCCTTACGAAATCGAGAAATTCCACGAGAAGAACGTCCATTACTCCAAGGCTAACAAGGCCGCGGCCATGGTATGGCTCGATTACTTCCCGTATCTGGAGATCCTGTCCCAAGCATTCACCGTCATCCTGATGATCGTCGGCGGACTGTTCGTCATGAACGGACGCATCACCTTCGGGGAGTTCTCGGCGTTTACCGCGCTGATCTGGGGCTTGTCCAACCCGATGCGCAGCATCGGAATCATCATCAACGACATCCAGCGCTTCTTCGCGAGCGTCTCCAAGATCATGGACGTGTACTACTCCCATCCGGAAATCGCCAACAAGCATAACGCCGAAGTGAAACGCCGTTACCAGGGCCGCATCCGGTTCGAGGACGTCACCTTCAAATACGACAACGTGACCGTGCTGCAAAACATCAATTTCAGCGTCGAGCCCGGCGAGACCATTGCCATCATGGGCGCGACGGGTGCGGGCAAGACGACGCTCATCAACCTTATTCCGCGCTTCTACGACGTGGCGAAAGGCCGCGTCTTGGTCGACGGCACCGACGTGCGCAAGCTGGAGCTCGACGAGCTGCGCGGCAATATCGGCATCGCGACGCAGGACGTGCTGCTGTTCTCCGACACCATTGACGGCAACATCGCTTACGGCGATCCCGACATGCCGGAGGAAGACGTCGAGAAGTTCGCCAAGCTCGCCGCCGCCCACGACTTCATCGGCAAAATGCCGGAAGGCTACAATACGATCGTCGGCGAACGCGGCGTCGGCTTGTCCGGCGGGCAGAAGCAGCGGATCGCGCTGGCAAGGGCCTTGGCCGTGCAGCCGCCGATTCTGATTCTGGACGACACCACGTCCGCTGTCGACGTGGAGACGGAGGAGCATATCCAGAAGAGCTTGCGGGAATTGGATTTCCCGTGCACGAAGATCATCATCGCCCAGCGCGTGTCCACGACGGCAGAAGCGGACCGCATCCTTATTCTGGACAACGGGCGCGTGATCGAAGAAGGCACCCACGCGGAGCTGCTGGCGAAGCGCGGTTACTATTACGACGTATTCAAGCTGCAGAACGAAGGCATCGGAAGGGAGGCGACGGCACATGGCCAGAAATAA
- a CDS encoding ABC transporter ATP-binding protein — MARNKFDIDESLETPFNIKHFRRALVYIKKQKKPMILAFVLSALSAGISLSAPLIMQHVVDVTIPHKDKGPLIGWSLLTLATIIVSVILATIRSRMMTRVGQDIIFDIRMDLFKHLQELPFQYYDDRPQGKILIRVVNYVNSVSDVLSNGIINFILEILNLLFIAIFMFAVDVKLSFVILAGLPVFLCVILAIKTRQRRAWQAVSNKSSNMNAYTQESISGIRVTQIFTREKHNEGVFTRLSNSYRETWMRTMYLNFLIPFSVDNLATIVTTSIYFVGLLALSPQEVTFGVILAMSSYAARFWQPILNISNLYNSFVNAVAYLERIFETLDEPVTVSDIPKAKELPPIQGRVTFDDVTFAYDPGHNILENLSFDIRPGESVALVGPTGAGKTTVVNLISRFYNITGGKLLIDGHDVADVKLKSLRSQMGIMLQDSFIFSGTIMDNIRYGKLDATEEEIIAAAKTVCADDFIREFEKGYMTEVNERGSKLSQGQRQLISFARTLLADPRILILDEATSSIDAQTERLLQKGLNELLKGRTSFIIAHRLSTVKNCDRIMYVSDKSIAESGSHDELMARRGRYYKLYSAQKMEA; from the coding sequence ATGGCCAGAAATAAATTCGATATCGACGAGAGTCTGGAAACGCCCTTTAACATCAAGCACTTCCGGCGCGCGCTCGTCTACATCAAGAAGCAGAAGAAGCCGATGATCCTCGCTTTCGTGCTGAGCGCCCTGTCGGCCGGCATCTCGCTGTCCGCGCCGCTCATCATGCAGCATGTCGTCGACGTGACGATACCGCACAAGGACAAAGGTCCGCTGATCGGCTGGTCCTTGCTCACGCTGGCAACCATAATCGTCAGCGTCATCCTGGCCACGATCCGCTCGCGGATGATGACCCGCGTCGGCCAAGATATAATTTTCGATATCCGGATGGACTTGTTCAAGCATCTGCAAGAGCTGCCGTTCCAATATTACGACGATCGCCCGCAGGGCAAGATTCTGATCCGGGTCGTCAACTACGTCAATTCCGTCTCGGACGTGCTGTCCAACGGGATCATCAACTTCATTCTCGAAATTCTGAACCTGCTCTTCATCGCCATCTTCATGTTCGCGGTCGACGTGAAGCTGTCGTTCGTCATTCTGGCCGGACTGCCGGTCTTCCTGTGCGTCATCCTTGCGATCAAGACCAGGCAGCGCCGGGCATGGCAGGCGGTATCCAACAAGAGCTCCAACATGAACGCGTACACGCAGGAGAGCATCAGCGGCATTCGCGTCACGCAAATTTTCACCCGCGAGAAGCATAACGAAGGCGTCTTCACCCGTCTGTCCAACAGTTACCGCGAGACGTGGATGCGGACGATGTACCTGAACTTCCTGATTCCGTTCTCGGTCGACAACCTGGCGACGATCGTGACGACGTCGATCTATTTCGTCGGCTTGCTGGCTCTCAGTCCGCAGGAGGTCACCTTCGGCGTCATTCTCGCCATGAGCAGCTATGCGGCGCGCTTCTGGCAGCCGATCTTGAACATCTCGAACTTGTACAACAGCTTCGTCAACGCCGTCGCCTACCTCGAGCGGATCTTCGAAACCCTCGACGAGCCGGTGACCGTCAGCGATATTCCGAAAGCGAAGGAATTGCCGCCGATCCAAGGCCGCGTCACCTTCGACGACGTCACCTTCGCCTATGATCCGGGCCATAACATTCTGGAGAACCTGAGCTTCGACATCCGGCCGGGGGAAAGCGTCGCGCTGGTCGGTCCGACCGGCGCAGGGAAGACGACGGTCGTCAACCTGATCTCGCGTTTCTACAACATCACCGGCGGCAAGCTGCTGATCGACGGTCACGACGTGGCGGACGTGAAGCTGAAGTCGCTGCGCAGCCAGATGGGGATCATGCTGCAGGACAGCTTCATCTTCTCCGGCACGATCATGGACAATATCCGCTACGGCAAGCTCGACGCCACCGAGGAAGAGATTATCGCCGCCGCCAAGACGGTGTGCGCCGACGATTTCATCCGCGAGTTCGAGAAGGGCTACATGACCGAAGTGAACGAACGCGGCTCGAAGCTCTCCCAGGGCCAGCGTCAGCTGATCTCATTCGCCCGTACGCTGCTGGCCGACCCGCGCATCCTCATTCTGGATGAAGCGACGTCGTCCATCGATGCCCAAACCGAGCGTCTGCTCCAGAAGGGCTTGAACGAGCTGCTCAAAGGACGGACGTCGTTCATTATCGCTCACCGCCTATCGACGGTGAAGAACTGCGACCGGATCATGTACGTATCCGACAAGAGCATCGCCGAATCCGGCTCGCATGATGAGCTGATGGCGAGACGCGGCCGTTACTACAAGCTCTACTCCGCACAGAAGATGGAAGCCTAG
- a CDS encoding NADPH-dependent FMN reductase, with protein sequence MEQKKTVLLVMGSVRAGRNCPKITSWVGSIGRTTSNYSYEMIDLAKWPLPMDDEPGIPALTGYSQPHTQAWSEKIKSASGVVFVTPQFNWGYPAVLKNAIDHLYHEWRDKPVMIVTYGGHGGGRCAKQLRRVAVRLRMRIVPTSPALRLSDAVIREGAELDPDHDFRHFASQVQRALSELADQIEGHESVLARMRRNWKATLAVLS encoded by the coding sequence ATGGAACAGAAGAAGACCGTGCTGCTGGTCATGGGGAGCGTGCGGGCAGGCAGAAACTGCCCGAAGATCACGTCATGGGTCGGGTCCATCGGGAGAACGACTTCGAACTATTCGTATGAGATGATCGATCTGGCGAAATGGCCGTTGCCGATGGACGACGAACCGGGGATTCCTGCGTTGACGGGCTACAGCCAGCCTCATACGCAGGCGTGGAGCGAGAAGATCAAGAGTGCGAGCGGAGTCGTCTTCGTCACGCCTCAGTTTAATTGGGGCTATCCGGCGGTGCTCAAGAACGCGATCGACCATTTGTACCACGAGTGGCGGGATAAGCCGGTGATGATCGTGACCTACGGCGGTCATGGAGGCGGCCGGTGCGCGAAGCAATTACGGCGGGTCGCGGTGCGGCTGAGGATGCGCATCGTGCCGACTTCTCCAGCGCTGCGGCTGTCGGATGCGGTTATCCGCGAAGGAGCCGAGCTCGATCCCGATCATGATTTTCGCCATTTTGCGTCGCAGGTCCAGCGAGCGTTATCGGAACTGGCGGACCAAATCGAAGGACATGAAAGCGTCCTGGCACGGATGCGCCGCAATTGGAAGGCAACGTTAGCCGTCCTTTCGTGA
- a CDS encoding MarR family winged helix-turn-helix transcriptional regulator, whose translation MHNNQADYQENLSMMDSLIQLSFLVQGILNRVGAEYDVSIIQIRLFGILRDRELSMLQLAQYLGLDKSSMTGLINRVERRGLVERSNSPRDGRVINVQVTAKGHEIIRVVSKKIAEQMNAVTNLLDEKERSQFIALASKMLFTLS comes from the coding sequence GTGCATAACAACCAGGCCGATTATCAAGAAAATCTCTCGATGATGGATAGCTTGATCCAATTATCCTTTCTCGTTCAAGGCATCCTCAACCGGGTCGGAGCCGAATACGACGTCTCCATCATCCAAATCCGGCTGTTCGGCATTTTGCGGGATCGGGAATTGAGTATGCTGCAGCTCGCGCAGTACCTCGGATTGGACAAATCCAGCATGACCGGACTCATTAACCGCGTGGAGCGCCGGGGGCTCGTCGAACGCAGCAATTCCCCCCGCGACGGCCGCGTCATCAACGTCCAGGTGACCGCCAAGGGACATGAAATCATCCGGGTGGTAAGCAAGAAGATCGCGGAGCAAATGAACGCCGTAACGAATCTCCTCGATGAGAAGGAACGCTCGCAGTTTATTGCGCTGGCCTCTAAAATGCTCTTTACGCTGAGCTGA
- a CDS encoding beta-mannosidase: MKWPVSDWTFKNGDDEQWLPAVVPGCIHTDLLRNGLIPEPFVGMNEKQLQWIDKRDWEYATAFDVSKELFGQSKLELVFEGLDTYADVYLNERLILQADNMFRIWTVDVKPHLLASGNRLRIRFRSPIQEGLAKLEQLGYGLPASNDDSKTGELEDKKVSVFTRKAPYHFGWDWGPRFVTSGICSPVYLQGWSGVRIKDLFIRQDDVTEAQARVTAVLEIEAEQAGAYELRLDAADQQWQRTVTLKPGAQTMEWTILIEHPRLWWSRGLGEQHQYDFEASLMQDAEVAAQLSVRTGLRSVKLIRRPDGHGSTFYFEVNGVPVFAKGANHIPNDSFANEVTAERYRHEIASAAESNFTMLRVWGGGFYEQRAFYELCDEYGILVWQDFMFACSMYPGDEPFLNSVKAEAIDNIRRLRNHPSIALWCGNNEIDAAWGNYDENAGWGWKKQYTAEQREEIWAAYEAVFHRILPEAVAELAPDIAYWPSSPMQALTNDGNQHATNNSAHGDIHYWAVWHASEPFEHYNDNIGRFMSEYGFQSFPEHKTVRTYAEENEMALDSDVMLHHQKNGRGNFLIKEYSEKYMKDPKDFQSFLYMSQVLQAEGMKTAIEAHRRKMDFCMGTLYWQMNDCWPVASWSSMDYLGRWKAVQYYVKRSFSDVLLSIYQHGDRIEFHLVSDKQQAIEGTLSWSLYDFAGKLLAEESQAASIAPNAAAAVLTLSAGGQFSAYDPNRTVLVAQFAGSDGEVIDRADHYFAYSKALALEEPGVAIETAEGSEGTAFVLTARSLAKQVWLQSEEEGIFSDNFFDLVPGIPVTVRFSKRNADGQAFAPASPGRLAVQSMYDFAGAAISSKAE; this comes from the coding sequence ATGAAATGGCCAGTATCGGATTGGACCTTTAAGAACGGCGATGACGAGCAGTGGCTTCCGGCGGTCGTTCCGGGATGCATCCATACGGATCTGCTTCGCAACGGCTTGATTCCGGAGCCTTTCGTCGGCATGAACGAGAAGCAGCTGCAATGGATCGACAAGCGGGACTGGGAATACGCGACCGCGTTTGACGTCTCGAAGGAATTGTTCGGACAGTCCAAACTGGAGCTCGTGTTCGAGGGCTTGGATACCTATGCCGACGTTTATTTGAACGAGCGGCTGATTCTGCAGGCGGACAATATGTTTCGGATTTGGACGGTCGACGTCAAGCCGCATCTGCTAGCGAGCGGCAACCGGCTGCGCATTCGCTTCCGTTCGCCGATTCAGGAAGGGCTTGCCAAGCTGGAGCAGCTCGGCTACGGGCTGCCGGCCTCCAACGACGACTCCAAGACGGGCGAGCTCGAGGACAAGAAGGTCAGCGTATTCACCCGCAAAGCGCCCTATCATTTCGGCTGGGACTGGGGTCCGCGCTTCGTGACGAGCGGCATCTGCAGCCCCGTCTACTTGCAAGGCTGGAGCGGCGTTCGGATCAAGGATCTGTTCATCCGCCAGGACGACGTGACCGAGGCGCAAGCGCGCGTAACCGCGGTGCTGGAAATCGAAGCGGAGCAAGCCGGCGCTTATGAACTTCGCCTGGATGCGGCGGATCAGCAATGGCAGCGTACCGTCACGCTGAAGCCGGGCGCGCAGACGATGGAATGGACAATCTTGATTGAGCATCCAAGGCTGTGGTGGTCGCGGGGATTGGGCGAGCAGCATCAATACGACTTCGAAGCGTCGCTGATGCAAGACGCTGAAGTTGCCGCGCAATTGTCCGTGCGCACCGGCTTGCGTTCGGTGAAGCTGATTCGCCGGCCTGACGGGCACGGATCGACGTTCTACTTCGAAGTGAACGGCGTGCCTGTCTTCGCCAAAGGCGCCAACCATATTCCGAACGACAGTTTCGCGAACGAGGTCACGGCGGAACGCTATCGCCATGAAATCGCCAGCGCCGCCGAATCGAATTTCACGATGCTTCGGGTGTGGGGCGGCGGCTTCTACGAGCAGCGTGCCTTCTATGAATTGTGCGACGAATACGGCATTCTCGTCTGGCAGGATTTCATGTTCGCCTGCAGCATGTACCCTGGCGACGAGCCGTTCCTGAACAGCGTCAAAGCCGAGGCGATCGATAACATCCGCCGGCTGCGCAATCATCCGAGCATTGCGCTCTGGTGCGGCAATAACGAGATAGACGCCGCTTGGGGGAACTACGACGAGAACGCCGGCTGGGGCTGGAAGAAGCAATATACCGCTGAGCAGCGCGAAGAGATTTGGGCGGCGTACGAGGCGGTTTTCCACCGGATTCTGCCCGAGGCGGTCGCGGAGCTCGCGCCGGATATCGCGTACTGGCCGTCTTCGCCGATGCAGGCCTTGACGAACGACGGCAATCAACATGCGACGAACAATTCCGCGCACGGGGATATTCACTACTGGGCGGTGTGGCATGCGTCCGAGCCGTTCGAGCATTATAACGATAACATCGGCCGCTTCATGAGCGAGTACGGCTTCCAGTCGTTCCCGGAGCACAAGACGGTTCGCACGTATGCGGAAGAGAACGAGATGGCGCTCGATTCCGACGTGATGCTGCATCACCAGAAGAATGGCAGAGGCAATTTCCTGATCAAAGAATACTCCGAGAAGTACATGAAGGATCCGAAGGACTTCCAGTCGTTCCTGTACATGAGTCAGGTGCTGCAGGCCGAAGGCATGAAGACGGCGATCGAAGCGCATCGGCGGAAAATGGATTTCTGCATGGGGACGCTGTATTGGCAAATGAACGATTGCTGGCCCGTCGCCTCTTGGTCGAGCATGGACTATCTGGGCCGTTGGAAGGCCGTACAGTATTACGTGAAGAGAAGCTTCAGCGACGTATTGCTGTCGATCTATCAGCACGGGGACCGGATCGAGTTCCATCTCGTATCCGATAAGCAGCAGGCGATCGAGGGGACGCTGAGCTGGAGCTTGTACGATTTTGCAGGCAAGCTGCTTGCGGAAGAAAGCCAAGCGGCAAGCATCGCTCCTAATGCCGCTGCCGCAGTGCTGACGTTATCGGCCGGCGGGCAATTCAGCGCGTACGATCCGAACCGGACGGTGCTGGTTGCGCAGTTCGCAGGCAGCGATGGCGAAGTCATCGACCGTGCGGACCATTATTTCGCGTATTCGAAGGCGCTGGCGCTGGAAGAACCGGGCGTCGCAATCGAGACCGCCGAAGGAAGCGAAGGAACGGCGTTCGTGCTGACGGCACGGAGCCTCGCCAAGCAAGTGTGGCTGCAGTCGGAGGAGGAAGGCATCTTCTCGGATAATTTCTTCGACCTTGTCCCGGGCATACCGGTAACGGTTCGATTCAGCAAGCGCAATGCGGACGGACAGGCCTTCGCCCCTGCCTCGCCGGGTCGCCTGGCCGTGCAGTCGATGTACGATTTTGCGGGCGCGGCCATTTCGTCCAAGGCGGAATAA
- a CDS encoding Gfo/Idh/MocA family protein, whose protein sequence is MSQSILKVGIIGQGRSGRDIHGATLSKLPDNYQIAAVADSLPERRKRAEQEFGCRAYATWQEMVASETLDLVVNASPSHEHVPISLELLNRGVNVLCEKPLARTSAEVDQLIEASERTGNILAVFQQSRYMPAYVRIREVIESGVLGRIVQLDFTSSRFARRWDWQTLQQNNGGSLLNLGSHVLDQALQLFGNDIMPEVTCIMDQANTYGDAEDYVKLLLRGEGRPSVDMEVSSCSLFPGDQFVIQGTNGGLRGNGERLEWRYFKPEEAPAQQLITEPLVDRNGLPAYCRETLVWHEDKWELSLPDGKDEYRYMAEQLYFMLHRAIEGGDKLEITPQQVRQQLAVIEACRQQNPHIYKQNTEPVRG, encoded by the coding sequence ATGAGTCAATCGATTTTGAAGGTCGGCATTATCGGGCAAGGCAGGAGCGGACGCGATATTCACGGGGCAACACTGTCCAAATTGCCGGACAATTATCAAATCGCGGCGGTAGCCGATTCGCTGCCGGAGCGCCGGAAGCGGGCGGAGCAGGAGTTCGGATGCCGCGCTTATGCGACGTGGCAGGAGATGGTGGCCAGCGAAACGCTCGATCTGGTCGTCAACGCCTCTCCGAGTCATGAGCATGTGCCGATATCTCTGGAGCTCCTGAACCGAGGGGTCAACGTACTCTGCGAGAAGCCGCTGGCCCGCACGTCGGCGGAGGTCGACCAGCTGATCGAGGCTTCTGAGCGAACCGGCAATATTCTGGCGGTATTCCAGCAATCCCGTTACATGCCGGCTTACGTCCGTATCCGCGAAGTGATCGAGAGCGGCGTGCTTGGCCGCATCGTGCAGCTGGATTTCACGAGCAGCCGGTTTGCGCGCAGATGGGATTGGCAGACGCTTCAGCAGAACAACGGCGGCAGCCTGCTTAATTTGGGTTCGCATGTGCTCGATCAAGCTCTCCAGCTGTTCGGCAACGATATCATGCCCGAAGTCACGTGCATCATGGATCAGGCCAATACGTACGGCGATGCGGAAGACTACGTGAAATTGCTGCTGCGCGGAGAAGGACGTCCGAGCGTGGACATGGAAGTGTCCTCCTGCAGTCTTTTCCCGGGCGACCAATTCGTCATTCAAGGAACGAACGGCGGCTTGCGCGGCAACGGCGAACGGCTGGAATGGAGGTACTTCAAGCCGGAGGAAGCACCGGCTCAGCAGCTGATTACCGAACCGCTCGTCGATCGGAACGGCCTGCCCGCCTACTGCCGCGAAACGCTGGTCTGGCATGAGGACAAGTGGGAACTCTCGCTGCCTGATGGTAAAGACGAATACAGGTACATGGCCGAGCAGCTGTACTTCATGCTTCACCGCGCGATCGAGGGCGGCGACAAGCTCGAAATTACGCCGCAGCAGGTACGGCAGCAGCTTGCCGTCATCGAAGCCTGCAGACAGCAGAACCCGCATATTTACAAACAAAACACAGAACCCGTGCGGGGCTAA
- a CDS encoding Gfo/Idh/MocA family protein has product MAGFGIIGCGTIADFHIEAIRGLSGARLAAVSSRNATKAKAVAERENCAWTADYETLLQRTDIDIVCVTTSSGSHYSIGRAALTAGKHVVIEKPVAMRAAEAEELCRLAAERGLTLSVISQRRFEPLHREAKRILEEGRIGKLLLAEAEVPFYRSQQYYDSAPWRGTIAEDGGALMNQGIHAIDLLLWLAGEARSVYGRTATQTHAMEAEDLGVAIVQFKSGALGTIMASTSITPGFPASIRLYGSEGAIKLEGSGVVHWTVPGYEAPPAFESSPAYGGVSDPRSISHLYHQLQLQNVIEAIASGSKPVVTGEDGYRAVQLIEAIYESSAAGGEIRIHPLAIL; this is encoded by the coding sequence ATGGCGGGATTCGGAATCATCGGCTGCGGCACGATCGCAGACTTTCATATTGAAGCGATCCGCGGGTTGAGCGGCGCCAGGCTGGCGGCTGTGTCCAGCCGAAATGCAACCAAGGCGAAAGCCGTCGCGGAGCGGGAGAACTGCGCATGGACGGCGGATTACGAGACGCTGCTGCAGCGGACAGATATCGATATCGTATGCGTCACGACCTCGAGCGGCAGCCATTATAGCATCGGCCGCGCTGCGCTGACAGCGGGCAAGCATGTGGTCATCGAGAAGCCCGTTGCCATGCGGGCCGCGGAAGCGGAGGAGCTCTGCAGGCTGGCGGCGGAGCGCGGGCTGACGCTGTCCGTCATCTCGCAGCGCAGATTCGAGCCGCTCCATCGCGAGGCGAAGCGCATCCTGGAAGAAGGGCGGATCGGCAAACTGCTGCTTGCCGAGGCGGAAGTGCCCTTTTACCGGTCGCAGCAGTATTACGACAGCGCGCCGTGGCGAGGGACGATTGCCGAGGACGGCGGGGCATTGATGAATCAAGGCATCCATGCCATCGACCTGCTGCTGTGGCTCGCCGGTGAAGCCCGTTCCGTATACGGCCGCACGGCGACGCAGACCCATGCGATGGAAGCGGAAGATTTGGGCGTTGCCATCGTGCAGTTCAAGAGCGGCGCCCTCGGCACGATTATGGCGTCGACCAGCATCACCCCGGGCTTTCCGGCGAGCATCCGCTTGTACGGCTCGGAAGGCGCCATCAAGCTTGAGGGCTCGGGCGTCGTGCATTGGACGGTTCCCGGCTATGAGGCGCCGCCGGCATTCGAATCGTCGCCTGCCTATGGAGGCGTTTCGGATCCGCGCAGCATCAGCCATCTGTATCATCAGCTGCAGCTGCAGAACGTGATCGAGGCGATCGCGTCCGGCAGCAAGCCGGTCGTTACGGGCGAGGACGGTTATCGGGCCGTTCAGCTCATTGAAGCCATCTACGAGAGTTCGGCAGCGGGCGGCGAAATCCGCATTCATCCGCTTGCGATTCTATGA
- a CDS encoding sugar phosphate isomerase/epimerase family protein — MDRIRDRLGVITDEVSSDVLAALDFAAVRGLKHVELRSIDSRNVLALSDAEADRIRAEAESRGLFISCVASPVFKCALDASRPVAEGDRFNQEERSPAEHFAMLERAMDLAERFGTNRIRIFSFWRETEPIERFEAEIVGHLSRAAKLAEARGMLLLLENEPSCNGGFAAEVARLTAAVQSPALRVLWDPGNEQYGNRPSFPDGHAAIRRLLAHVHLKDVVLDAAGKPRAVPIGSGDVPYEAHFQALTDEGYTGLFTLETHYVPEGGTAMDGTAMALEGLLAVLGRLPSEKR; from the coding sequence GTGGATCGAATACGCGATCGATTAGGCGTCATCACGGACGAGGTCTCGTCCGATGTTCTTGCCGCACTGGATTTTGCTGCGGTGAGAGGGCTGAAGCATGTCGAGCTGCGCAGCATAGACAGCCGCAACGTGCTCGCCTTAAGCGATGCGGAGGCGGACCGGATTCGCGCGGAAGCGGAGAGCCGCGGCCTATTTATCTCTTGCGTCGCTTCCCCGGTATTCAAATGCGCGCTTGATGCGTCAAGGCCGGTTGCGGAAGGAGACCGTTTCAACCAGGAGGAACGGTCGCCCGCCGAGCATTTCGCGATGCTGGAACGCGCCATGGATCTTGCGGAACGGTTCGGCACGAATCGCATCCGTATCTTCTCGTTCTGGCGGGAGACGGAGCCGATCGAACGGTTCGAAGCCGAGATCGTAGGCCACTTATCGCGCGCCGCCAAGCTGGCCGAAGCCCGCGGCATGCTGCTGCTGCTCGAGAACGAGCCCTCCTGCAACGGCGGCTTCGCTGCCGAGGTCGCGCGCCTGACGGCCGCCGTGCAATCCCCCGCGCTTCGCGTCTTGTGGGATCCGGGCAACGAGCAGTACGGCAACCGGCCCAGCTTCCCGGATGGGCATGCGGCGATTCGCCGCTTGCTCGCCCATGTGCATCTCAAAGACGTCGTCCTCGATGCGGCAGGCAAGCCGAGAGCGGTCCCGATCGGATCGGGCGACGTTCCGTATGAGGCGCATTTTCAGGCGTTGACGGATGAGGGCTATACCGGGCTATTCACGCTCGAGACGCATTACGTCCCGGAGGGCGGCACCGCGATGGACGGGACGGCCATGGCGCTCGAGGGTCTGTTGGCAGTGCTGGGGCGGCTTCCATCCGAAAAGAGGTGA